A genome region from Paracoccus stylophorae includes the following:
- the ilvA gene encoding threonine ammonia-lyase IlvA: MENFVASVQDAEAALRDLFDPTPLQRNDHLSAKHGADIWLKREDLTPVRSYKLRGAFNAMRKLVGGQSAARAHFVCASAGNHAQGVAYACRHFAVRGTIFMPVTTPQQKIHKTQIFGGDAVEIVLRGDYFDQTLAAAQAFCAERQAQFLSPFDAPDIIEGQATVGLEMLGQLGRAPDLVVLPVGGGGLSSGVTRYLGEVAPETQFAFAEPLGGASLKAALETGAPVALPAIDSFVDGAAVARIGALPFETLRRFSPADVHLAPEDRICLTMLEMLNTEGVVLEPAGALALDVLGDLGDLTGKTVVCVCSGGNFDFERLPEVKERAQRHSGVKKYFVLRMPQRPGALRDFLELLGPDDDIARFEYLKKSARNFGSVLIGIETTQPANLTTLAARLEQSGFAFRDITNDGILAELLV, translated from the coding sequence ATGGAAAACTTTGTCGCCTCTGTCCAGGATGCCGAGGCCGCCCTGCGCGACCTGTTCGACCCCACGCCGCTTCAGCGCAACGATCATCTGTCGGCGAAACACGGGGCCGATATCTGGCTGAAGCGCGAGGATCTGACCCCGGTGCGCAGCTACAAGCTGCGCGGCGCGTTCAACGCCATGCGCAAGCTGGTGGGCGGGCAGTCGGCTGCACGGGCGCATTTCGTCTGCGCCAGCGCCGGCAACCACGCGCAGGGCGTGGCCTATGCCTGCCGGCATTTCGCTGTGCGCGGCACGATCTTCATGCCGGTCACGACGCCGCAGCAGAAGATCCACAAGACCCAGATCTTCGGCGGCGACGCGGTCGAGATCGTGCTGAGGGGCGATTATTTCGACCAGACGCTGGCCGCCGCGCAGGCGTTCTGCGCCGAACGGCAGGCGCAGTTCCTGTCGCCCTTCGACGCCCCCGACATCATCGAGGGGCAGGCGACGGTCGGGCTGGAAATGCTGGGCCAGCTTGGCCGCGCGCCCGATCTGGTGGTGCTGCCGGTGGGCGGGGGCGGCCTGTCGTCGGGCGTCACCCGCTATCTGGGCGAGGTGGCGCCCGAGACGCAATTCGCCTTTGCCGAGCCGCTTGGCGGGGCCAGCCTGAAAGCCGCGCTGGAAACCGGCGCGCCGGTCGCGCTGCCCGCGATCGACAGCTTTGTCGATGGCGCGGCGGTGGCCCGGATCGGCGCCCTGCCCTTCGAGACGCTGCGCCGCTTTTCGCCCGCCGACGTGCATCTGGCGCCCGAGGACCGGATCTGCCTGACCATGCTTGAGATGCTGAACACCGAGGGCGTGGTGCTGGAACCGGCCGGCGCTCTGGCGCTGGACGTGCTGGGCGATCTGGGCGATCTGACCGGCAAGACGGTGGTCTGCGTCTGTTCGGGCGGTAATTTCGATTTCGAGCGCCTGCCCGAGGTCAAGGAACGCGCGCAGCGCCACAGCGGCGTCAAGAAGTATTTCGTGCTGCGGATGCCGCAGCGCCCCGGCGCGCTGCGCGATTTCCTGGAACTTCTGGGTCCCGATGACGATATCGCGCGGTTCGAGTATCTGAAGAAATCGGCGCGGAACTTCGGCTCGGTCCTGATCGGGATCGAAACGACGCAGCCCGCGAACCTGACCACGCTGGCGGCGCGGCTGGAACAGTCGGGCTTTGCCTTTCGCGACATCACCAATGACGGGATCCTGGCCGAATTGCTGGTCTGA
- a CDS encoding PP2C family protein-serine/threonine phosphatase, protein MTSPNRSPAISSFAGAVRTARQVLLVDASAAQRRLIGTRLRKAGYRVSEAESVAQALALCDAAEPDFVLSDWNVADMSGLDLCRAFRARDRSGYGYFLLLTDTADEGDIARGLEAGADDFLRKPVSGQELLARLSAGERILRVEDELRASNAQLRQTLDKLRETQAAIDRDLREARKLQQGLVRERAGRFNQIQLSLLLRPAGHIGGDLVGFFPITGDRVGLYALDVSGHGVTAALLTAQLSVHLSGASDQNVALRAAQSGSDAVPPAALAHFFNNMMLEEVNTETYFTMIYAELNHVTGQVRMVQAGHPHPMLQKADGQVLRIGRGGMPVGVFETPIFDEIEFRMEPGDRLLIASDGITEAANAAGRLLGEDGLEAIMRTNAFLGGHAFLESMAWSVSEYGRGERPDDMSAVLVEYLRPADPVGLTPR, encoded by the coding sequence ATGACATCGCCGAATCGATCCCCTGCCATCTCGTCCTTTGCCGGTGCCGTGCGCACCGCGCGACAGGTGCTGCTGGTCGATGCCAGCGCGGCGCAGCGGCGGCTGATCGGGACCCGGCTGCGCAAGGCGGGATACCGTGTCAGCGAGGCGGAATCGGTGGCGCAGGCGCTGGCCCTCTGCGACGCGGCCGAGCCCGATTTCGTGCTGTCGGACTGGAATGTGGCCGACATGTCGGGGCTGGATCTGTGCCGCGCGTTCCGCGCCCGCGACCGCAGCGGATACGGGTATTTCCTGCTGCTGACGGACACCGCGGACGAGGGCGACATCGCCCGCGGGCTGGAGGCGGGGGCGGACGATTTCCTGCGCAAGCCGGTCTCGGGGCAGGAATTGCTGGCACGGCTGTCGGCGGGCGAACGCATCCTGCGGGTCGAGGACGAACTGCGCGCCAGCAACGCGCAGCTGCGCCAGACGCTGGACAAGCTGCGCGAAACGCAGGCCGCCATCGACCGCGACCTGCGCGAGGCGCGCAAGCTGCAACAGGGGCTGGTGCGCGAACGCGCGGGGCGGTTCAACCAGATCCAGCTGTCGCTGCTGCTGCGGCCCGCGGGCCATATCGGCGGCGATCTGGTGGGGTTCTTTCCGATCACCGGGGACCGGGTCGGGCTTTACGCGCTGGACGTGTCGGGCCACGGCGTGACGGCGGCGCTGCTGACCGCGCAGCTGTCGGTGCATCTGTCGGGGGCGTCGGACCAGAACGTGGCGCTGCGCGCGGCGCAATCGGGCAGCGATGCGGTGCCGCCCGCAGCCCTGGCGCATTTCTTCAACAACATGATGCTGGAAGAGGTGAATACAGAAACCTATTTCACCATGATCTATGCCGAACTGAACCATGTCACCGGGCAGGTGCGGATGGTGCAGGCCGGCCACCCGCATCCGATGTTGCAAAAGGCCGACGGACAGGTGCTGCGGATCGGCAGGGGCGGGATGCCGGTGGGCGTGTTCGAGACGCCGATCTTCGATGAGATCGAGTTCCGGATGGAGCCGGGGGACCGGCTGCTGATCGCCTCGGACGGGATTACCGAGGCTGCGAACGCGGCGGGCCGGTTGCTGGGCGAGGACGGGCTGGAGGCGATCATGCGCACCAACGCCTTTCTGGGCGGCCACGCATTTCTGGAATCGATGGCCTGGTCGGTGTCGGAATATGGCCGGGGCGAGCGTCCCGACGACATGTCGGCGGTGCTGGTCGAATATCTGCGTCCCGCCGATCCGGTCGGCCTGACGCCCCGGTGA
- a CDS encoding Hsp33 family molecular chaperone HslO — protein sequence MSMINQIAWDDTVLPFQLDRSSIRGRVARLDGVLDHILSRHDYPPAVSALVAELALLTALIGPTVKLRWKLSLQVRGNGAVRTIATDFYAPEAEGQPARIRAWASFDADRLDDRPPFEQIGEGYFAILIDQGQGTHPYQGITPLSGGSLSSCAQTYFAQSEQLPTRFSVAYGRSQLSGEPEHWRAGGVMLQTLPAQPMGMGEGGSGEDGLIEAADILQGAESENWNRANLLLDTVETLELIGPTVGPTDLLLRLFHEETPRVFDTQRVEFGCSCTGQRVRETLSIYSAKDIAHMTTDAGIVTADCQFCGAHYEFDPDSLGFEATVDAEGQPIDRDGDDAGGAQDRAAE from the coding sequence ATGAGCATGATCAACCAGATCGCCTGGGACGACACGGTTCTGCCCTTCCAGCTGGACAGATCCTCGATCCGCGGCCGCGTCGCGCGGCTGGATGGCGTGCTGGACCACATCCTGTCACGCCACGATTATCCGCCGGCGGTCAGCGCGCTGGTCGCGGAACTGGCGCTGCTGACGGCGCTGATCGGGCCGACCGTCAAGCTGCGCTGGAAGCTGAGCCTGCAGGTGCGCGGCAACGGCGCGGTGCGCACCATCGCCACCGATTTCTATGCCCCCGAGGCCGAGGGCCAGCCCGCCCGCATCCGCGCCTGGGCCAGTTTCGACGCCGACCGGCTGGACGACCGCCCGCCCTTCGAGCAGATCGGCGAGGGATATTTCGCGATCCTGATCGATCAGGGTCAGGGCACCCATCCCTATCAGGGGATCACGCCGCTGTCGGGCGGGTCGCTGTCGTCCTGCGCGCAGACCTATTTCGCGCAGTCCGAACAATTGCCGACGCGATTCTCGGTCGCCTATGGCCGCTCGCAGCTGTCGGGCGAGCCCGAGCACTGGCGCGCCGGCGGCGTCATGTTGCAGACCCTGCCCGCCCAGCCCATGGGCATGGGCGAGGGCGGCAGCGGCGAGGACGGGCTGATCGAGGCCGCAGACATCCTGCAGGGCGCGGAATCCGAGAACTGGAACCGCGCCAACCTGCTGCTGGACACGGTCGAGACGCTGGAACTGATCGGCCCGACCGTGGGTCCGACCGATCTGCTGCTGCGCCTGTTTCACGAGGAAACGCCGCGCGTCTTCGACACGCAGCGGGTCGAGTTCGGCTGTTCGTGCACCGGCCAGCGGGTGCGCGAGACGCTGTCGATCTATTCGGCCAAGGACATCGCGCACATGACCACCGATGCGGGCATCGTGACCGCCGACTGCCAGTTCTGCGGCGCGCATTACGAATTCGACCCCGACAGCCTGGGATTCGAGGCGACGGTCGATGCCGAGGGCCAACCCATCGACCGCGACGGCGACGATGCCGGCGGCGCGCAGGACAGGGCCGCCGAGTGA
- a CDS encoding NUDIX hydrolase produces the protein MTAAWSEARLRAALADMAGPSSDYDLDDMPLPDAPTRSAGVLAAFHEDDGRLVLTKRASGLRHHPGQIALPGGKVDPGDADEVAAALREAREEVGLDPAQVDLVGALAPHRTVTSFAVTPVIGIIRGPFVPVAEPGEVDEVFAMPFAHIADPASYRVEKRRWRGGWRSYYVAPWGPYYLWGATARMLLGLAERFRS, from the coding sequence GTGACGGCCGCCTGGTCCGAGGCGCGGCTGCGCGCGGCCCTGGCGGACATGGCCGGGCCAAGTTCGGATTACGATCTGGACGACATGCCCCTGCCCGACGCGCCGACCCGGTCCGCCGGCGTGCTGGCGGCGTTTCACGAGGATGACGGGCGGCTGGTGCTGACCAAGCGCGCCTCGGGTTTGCGCCATCATCCGGGCCAGATCGCCCTGCCCGGCGGCAAGGTCGATCCGGGCGATGCCGACGAGGTGGCGGCGGCGCTGCGCGAGGCCCGCGAAGAGGTCGGGCTGGACCCCGCGCAGGTCGATCTGGTCGGCGCGCTGGCGCCGCACCGGACCGTCACCAGCTTTGCGGTGACGCCGGTGATCGGCATCATCCGCGGCCCGTTCGTTCCGGTCGCGGAACCCGGCGAGGTCGATGAGGTCTTTGCCATGCCCTTCGCCCATATCGCCGATCCGGCCAGCTATCGCGTCGAAAAGCGGCGCTGGCGCGGCGGCTGGCGCAGCTATTACGTGGCGCCGTGGGGTCCGTATTACCTGTGGGGCGCGACCGCGCGGATGCTGCTGGGGCTGGCGGAAAGGTTCCGGTCGTGA
- a CDS encoding CCA tRNA nucleotidyltransferase → MSALTDGDAPCKALAPVLADPALSAVLDAIEAGDRRGFLVGGAVRNALIGRAVDDVDIATDARPRDVMRLARDAGLKPVPTGIDHGTITVVADGRGFEVTTFRRDVDTDGRRAVVAFSDDLAEDARRRDFTMNALYADRAGRVIDPVGGLPDLMDGRLRFVGDPQARIREDYLRILRFFRFLAWYGRKADPRAVAACAALKDGLARIAPERIGAEMRKLLAAPDPSDAVRLMADTGVLAQILPGAQADTLPALIAAEGGRPPAWPRRLACLRAPDAAQALRLSREEARVQDALAGALSAGWSLNEAGYRLGRDLATDHALIRTASGHDLPEGWADRLAHAAQARLPIAAKDLIPDLQGHQIGRGLKAAEAMWIAGDFAVPAPALIDAALLAGKAAP, encoded by the coding sequence GTGAGCGCGCTGACCGACGGCGATGCGCCGTGCAAGGCGCTGGCCCCCGTCCTGGCCGACCCGGCGCTGAGCGCGGTTCTGGACGCCATCGAGGCCGGGGACAGGCGCGGTTTCCTGGTCGGCGGCGCGGTGCGCAACGCGCTGATCGGGCGGGCGGTGGACGATGTGGACATCGCCACCGACGCCCGCCCCAGGGACGTGATGCGACTGGCCCGGGACGCGGGGCTGAAGCCGGTGCCGACCGGCATCGACCACGGCACGATCACCGTCGTGGCAGACGGACGCGGCTTTGAGGTCACGACATTCCGGCGCGATGTCGACACCGACGGGCGGCGCGCGGTCGTGGCGTTCTCGGACGATCTGGCCGAGGATGCGCGGCGGCGCGATTTCACCATGAACGCGCTGTATGCCGACCGCGCGGGCCGGGTGATCGACCCGGTGGGCGGCCTGCCCGATCTGATGGACGGGCGGCTGCGCTTTGTCGGCGATCCGCAGGCCCGCATCCGCGAGGATTACCTGCGCATCCTGCGCTTCTTTCGCTTTCTGGCCTGGTATGGGCGCAAGGCCGATCCCCGCGCCGTGGCCGCCTGCGCCGCGCTGAAGGACGGGCTGGCGCGGATCGCGCCCGAACGCATCGGCGCCGAGATGCGGAAACTGCTGGCCGCGCCCGACCCCTCGGACGCAGTGCGGCTGATGGCGGATACCGGCGTGCTGGCGCAGATCCTGCCCGGGGCGCAGGCGGACACGCTGCCCGCGCTGATCGCGGCCGAGGGCGGGCGGCCGCCTGCATGGCCGCGCCGTCTGGCCTGTCTGCGCGCGCCCGATGCGGCCCAGGCGCTGCGCCTGTCGCGCGAGGAGGCGCGGGTGCAGGATGCGCTGGCCGGCGCGCTGTCGGCCGGATGGTCGCTGAACGAGGCGGGCTATCGGCTGGGCCGCGATCTGGCCACCGATCATGCCCTGATCCGCACCGCATCGGGCCACGATCTGCCCGAGGGCTGGGCCGACCGGCTGGCCCACGCGGCGCAGGCGCGCCTGCCGATCGCGGCAAAGGATCTGATCCCCGATCTTCAGGGCCACCAGATCGGTCGCGGCCTGAAGGCCGCCGAGGCGATGTGGATCGCGGGCGATTTCGCGGTGCCGGCCCCGGCGCTGATCGACGCCGCCCTGCTGGCCGGAAAGGCCGCGCCATGA
- a CDS encoding ABC transporter ATP-binding protein: MSLHQRFGRMVDAFRPAEGPPPDTLLAFFRWCLSGAWRGLGVAAVASAMGGAADVIAAILLGRVVDAVSGNATVGFWAQNWLLIALFIGFFLILRPAIFGLSTASSSVIIGPNILPLVLSRLHRWTMGHAVTFFDNDFAGRLAQKQMQTARAVTDVASEMVNVVAFALASVIGSAAFLLSVDGWGAVALVVWLLAYFALIRFFLPRIRLRSGARASARAMVTGQVVDTITNIKTVKLFAHAEHEDRAALGAMAGFRERALDFGIVSTWFRLSLMIVAGILPVILVGGSILLWRQGQATPGDIAAAGAIAMRLSQMTGWVSMALMGVWGSIGEVEDGMRTLSPPHALTDAPDAVTLDRVRGHIVFDHVDFAYGHEAGGIRDLTLEIAAGEKVGIVGASGAGKSTLVALLLRLYDVERGAIRIDGLDVRQVTQESLRRQIGMVTQETAMFNRSARDNIVYGRPDATDAEIEAAARAAEAHEFILGLQDHAGRTGYDARLGERGVNLSGGQRQRIALARAFVKDAPILVLDEATSALDSEVEAQVQEALSRAMRGKTVLAIAHRLSTIAELDRIIVMDAGRIVESGSHAELLAQGGLYARYWNRQSGGFLGTEEAAE; encoded by the coding sequence ATGAGCCTGCATCAACGCTTTGGCCGCATGGTCGATGCCTTTCGCCCCGCAGAGGGACCGCCGCCCGACACGTTGCTGGCGTTCTTCCGCTGGTGCCTGTCGGGGGCGTGGCGCGGTCTGGGCGTGGCCGCCGTGGCCTCGGCCATGGGGGGTGCGGCGGATGTCATCGCGGCGATCCTGCTGGGGCGCGTGGTCGATGCGGTCAGCGGCAACGCCACGGTCGGATTCTGGGCGCAGAACTGGCTGCTGATCGCGCTGTTCATCGGCTTTTTCCTGATCCTGCGCCCGGCGATCTTCGGATTGTCCACCGCCAGTTCCAGCGTCATCATCGGGCCGAACATCCTGCCGCTGGTCCTGTCGCGGCTGCATCGCTGGACGATGGGCCATGCGGTGACGTTCTTCGACAACGATTTCGCCGGGCGGCTGGCGCAGAAGCAGATGCAGACCGCCCGCGCCGTCACCGATGTCGCCAGCGAGATGGTGAACGTGGTCGCGTTCGCGCTGGCCTCGGTGATCGGGTCGGCGGCGTTCCTGCTGTCGGTCGATGGCTGGGGCGCAGTCGCGCTGGTCGTGTGGCTGCTGGCATATTTCGCGCTGATCCGGTTCTTTCTGCCGCGCATCCGGCTGCGGTCGGGGGCGCGCGCCTCGGCCCGGGCGATGGTGACGGGGCAGGTCGTGGACACGATCACCAACATCAAGACCGTCAAGCTGTTCGCCCATGCCGAGCACGAGGATCGCGCCGCCCTGGGGGCGATGGCGGGGTTTCGCGAACGGGCGCTGGATTTCGGGATCGTGTCGACGTGGTTCCGGCTGTCGCTGATGATCGTGGCGGGTATCCTGCCGGTGATCCTGGTGGGCGGGTCGATCCTGCTGTGGCGTCAGGGGCAGGCGACGCCGGGCGACATCGCCGCCGCCGGCGCCATCGCCATGCGGCTGAGCCAGATGACCGGATGGGTCAGCATGGCGCTGATGGGCGTCTGGGGCAGCATCGGCGAGGTCGAGGACGGGATGCGCACCCTGTCGCCGCCCCACGCGCTGACCGATGCGCCGGATGCCGTCACGCTGGACCGGGTGCGCGGCCACATCGTCTTCGATCACGTCGATTTCGCCTATGGCCACGAGGCGGGCGGCATCCGCGACCTGACGCTGGAGATCGCGGCCGGCGAAAAGGTCGGCATCGTGGGCGCGTCGGGTGCGGGCAAATCTACGCTGGTCGCGCTGCTGCTGCGGCTTTACGACGTCGAACGCGGCGCGATCCGCATCGACGGGCTGGACGTGCGGCAGGTCACGCAGGAAAGCCTGCGCCGGCAGATCGGCATGGTCACGCAGGAAACCGCCATGTTCAACCGCTCCGCGCGCGACAACATCGTCTATGGCCGCCCCGACGCCACCGACGCGGAGATCGAGGCCGCCGCGCGCGCCGCCGAGGCGCACGAGTTCATCCTGGGGCTTCAGGATCACGCCGGGCGCACCGGATACGATGCGCGTCTGGGCGAACGCGGCGTCAACCTGTCGGGCGGTCAGCGTCAGCGGATCGCGCTGGCCCGCGCCTTTGTCAAGGACGCGCCGATCCTGGTCTTGGACGAGGCCACCAGCGCGCTGGACAGCGAGGTCGAGGCGCAGGTGCAGGAGGCGCTGTCCCGCGCCATGCGCGGCAAGACGGTGCTGGCCATCGCCCACCGCCTGTCCACCATCGCCGAACTGGACCGGATCATCGTCATGGATGCCGGCCGGATCGTCGAATCGGGCTCTCACGCCGAATTGCTGGCGCAGGGCGGGCTGTATGCGCGTTACTGGAACCGCCAGTCGGGCGGGTTTCTGGGCACCGAAGAGGCCGCCGAGTGA
- a CDS encoding class I SAM-dependent RNA methyltransferase: MSLWRIARLGRRGDGVAVGDGGRALAPLTLPGETVAGEAVDGRIAAPRIVTPSADRIKPVCGHYRACGGCSLMHATGAFTTAWKCQVVETALAAQGLAAPLAGVHVSPLRSRRRAVLSGRRTKKGALVGFHARASEVIVDLADCHVVRPEIMAALPLLRAIVAAGASRSAEIALTVIHGPAGLDVAAQGGKAMDAALFRTLAALADRGDLARLDWNGEAITRRAPALPMGRAQVVPPPGAFLQATAEGEAALLAAVQEILRGAARIADLFAGCGTFALPLARSAQVHAVEGLAAPLAALEAGWRGAPGLQRVTTEIRDLARNPLLPDEIARVDAIVIDPPRAGAEAQCRQIARSDVARIAFVACDPVNFARDARILAEGGLHLTRLWVVDQFRFSAHVETVAEFRRR, encoded by the coding sequence GTGAGCCTGTGGCGGATCGCGCGTCTGGGACGGCGCGGCGACGGGGTGGCGGTGGGCGATGGCGGCCGCGCGCTGGCGCCGCTGACCCTGCCGGGCGAGACGGTCGCGGGCGAGGCCGTCGATGGCCGCATCGCCGCGCCGCGGATCGTGACCCCGTCGGCCGACCGGATAAAGCCGGTCTGCGGCCATTACCGCGCCTGCGGCGGCTGTTCGCTGATGCATGCGACAGGCGCGTTCACGACGGCGTGGAAATGTCAGGTCGTCGAAACCGCGCTGGCGGCGCAGGGGCTGGCGGCGCCGCTGGCGGGGGTGCATGTCTCGCCGCTGCGGTCGCGAAGGCGGGCGGTGCTGTCGGGGCGGCGCACGAAAAAGGGCGCGCTGGTGGGGTTTCACGCCCGCGCCTCGGAGGTGATCGTGGATCTGGCCGACTGCCACGTGGTGCGGCCCGAGATTATGGCCGCGCTGCCGCTGCTGCGCGCAATCGTGGCGGCGGGGGCGTCGCGGTCGGCGGAAATCGCGCTGACGGTGATCCACGGTCCCGCGGGGCTGGACGTGGCCGCGCAGGGCGGCAAGGCGATGGATGCGGCGCTGTTCCGGACCTTGGCGGCGCTGGCCGATCGGGGCGATCTGGCCCGGCTGGACTGGAACGGCGAGGCCATCACCCGCCGCGCGCCGGCCCTGCCGATGGGACGGGCGCAGGTGGTGCCGCCGCCCGGCGCGTTCCTGCAAGCCACCGCCGAGGGCGAGGCCGCGCTGCTGGCCGCGGTGCAGGAGATCCTGCGCGGGGCGGCCCGGATCGCAGATCTGTTTGCCGGCTGCGGCACGTTCGCCCTGCCGCTGGCCCGGTCGGCGCAGGTGCACGCGGTCGAGGGGCTGGCCGCGCCGCTGGCGGCGCTGGAGGCGGGATGGCGCGGCGCGCCCGGGTTGCAGCGCGTCACCACCGAGATTCGCGATCTGGCCCGCAACCCGTTGTTGCCGGACGAGATCGCGCGTGTTGACGCAATCGTGATCGACCCGCCGCGCGCGGGCGCCGAGGCGCAATGCCGCCAGATTGCGCGCTCGGACGTGGCCCGGATCGCGTTCGTGGCCTGCGATCCGGTGAATTTCGCAAGGGATGCGCGGATTCTGGCCGAGGGCGGGTTGCATCTGACGCGGCTGTGGGTGGTCGATCAGTTCCGCTTTTCCGCCCATGTCGAAACCGTGGCCGAGTTTCGCCGCCGCTAG
- a CDS encoding L,D-transpeptidase family protein, whose amino-acid sequence MYRATRRTVTFSLLALLAACGAGKSKFKTYNGPPVTQVVVNKGKRRMYLLHNQTVLKSFDIGLGNQPLGTKRFEGDGKTPEGMYFIDRFNPRSKYHLSVGVSYPSERDVAFAEALGQRPGGDIFIHGWGPEGNALAPKKRDWTAGCIAVKDEEIEEVYAMLRPGTPIFIQP is encoded by the coding sequence ATGTATCGAGCGACACGCCGGACCGTCACCTTTTCGCTGCTGGCCCTGCTGGCGGCGTGTGGCGCAGGCAAATCCAAGTTCAAGACCTATAACGGCCCCCCCGTCACCCAGGTCGTGGTGAACAAGGGCAAGCGGCGGATGTATCTGCTGCACAACCAGACCGTTCTGAAATCGTTCGATATCGGTCTGGGCAATCAACCCCTTGGCACCAAGCGGTTCGAGGGCGACGGCAAGACGCCCGAGGGGATGTATTTCATCGACCGGTTCAACCCGCGCAGCAAATACCATCTGTCGGTCGGCGTCTCCTATCCCAGCGAGCGGGATGTGGCCTTCGCCGAGGCGTTGGGCCAGCGTCCGGGGGGCGACATCTTCATCCATGGCTGGGGACCCGAGGGCAACGCGCTGGCGCCCAAGAAACGGGACTGGACCGCCGGCTGCATCGCCGTGAAGGACGAAGAGATCGAGGAGGTCTATGCCATGCTGCGTCCGGGTACGCCGATCTTCATCCAGCCCTGA
- a CDS encoding CAP domain-containing protein produces the protein MMNFKVFAVLSLIALAACQPRTMPQLGPDGQPLPVAYRIDQREAAEIPARVLQQINMLRANVGAPPLMQNPQLDAAALAHSRDMAAQNRAWHWGSDGSSPLDRARAQGYFGTLIGENISETYENDIQTLNAWMSERDTRDVIMDPTATGLGVAWYQEPSGKIWWTLLTGS, from the coding sequence ATGATGAATTTCAAGGTGTTTGCGGTGCTGTCGCTGATCGCGCTGGCCGCCTGTCAGCCGCGCACGATGCCCCAGCTTGGCCCCGACGGCCAGCCGCTGCCCGTCGCCTACAGGATCGACCAGCGTGAGGCGGCCGAAATTCCCGCCCGGGTGTTGCAGCAAATCAACATGCTGCGGGCCAATGTGGGCGCGCCGCCCCTGATGCAGAACCCGCAGCTGGATGCCGCCGCCCTGGCGCATTCGCGCGACATGGCGGCGCAGAACCGCGCCTGGCACTGGGGATCGGACGGGTCGTCGCCGCTGGACCGGGCGCGCGCGCAGGGCTATTTCGGCACCCTGATCGGAGAGAACATCTCCGAGACCTATGAAAACGACATCCAGACGCTGAACGCCTGGATGTCCGAACGCGACACCCGCGACGTCATCATGGACCCGACCGCGACCGGGCTTGGCGTGGCGTGGTATCAGGAACCGTCGGGCAAGATCTGGTGGACGCTGCTGACCGGCAGCTGA
- a CDS encoding L,D-transpeptidase: MSTSSALSRRAFLGSAAALGAAGLAGPSFAQQIDPYTGQQVIGATPGATPDAGAVQYDSQADQRHNISSFRAQDWRPYFDNLTNGAILCDLTSRAVHFWSEDESVYRVYPSSIPVSADLTRTGRTEIIRKVEGPSWAPTPEMKQRNPEWPDFVPPGPDNPLGTHALWLSWQYYRIHGTHDTRKIGRKSSNGCIGLYNEHIQELFALSNIGTQVLLL; the protein is encoded by the coding sequence ATGAGCACATCGTCTGCCCTCAGCCGCCGGGCCTTCCTTGGCTCGGCCGCTGCGCTTGGCGCCGCCGGTCTGGCGGGGCCGTCCTTTGCGCAGCAGATCGACCCCTATACTGGACAGCAGGTGATCGGCGCGACGCCGGGCGCCACCCCCGATGCGGGCGCGGTCCAGTATGACAGCCAGGCCGACCAGCGCCACAACATCTCAAGCTTTCGGGCGCAGGACTGGCGGCCCTATTTCGACAATCTGACCAATGGCGCGATCCTGTGCGATCTGACCTCGCGCGCGGTGCATTTCTGGTCCGAGGATGAAAGCGTCTATCGCGTCTATCCGTCCTCGATCCCGGTTAGCGCCGATCTGACGCGCACCGGACGGACCGAGATCATCCGCAAGGTCGAAGGCCCGTCCTGGGCCCCCACGCCCGAGATGAAGCAGCGCAATCCCGAATGGCCCGATTTCGTGCCGCCCGGGCCGGACAACCCGCTTGGCACCCATGCGCTGTGGCTGAGCTGGCAGTATTACCGCATCCACGGCACCCACGACACGCGCAAGATCGGGCGCAAATCGTCGAATGGCTGCATCGGCCTGTATAATGAACACATCCAGGAACTGTTCGCCTTGTCCAATATCGGCACGCAGGTCCTGTTGCTGTAG